One region of Candidatus Bathyarchaeota archaeon genomic DNA includes:
- a CDS encoding C2H2-type zinc finger protein yields MYETYKCPICKAEFQTPEELRVHRMTQHKVQNYQTKTDMV; encoded by the coding sequence GTGTATGAAACCTATAAGTGCCCAATCTGCAAAGCCGAATTCCAAACCCCCGAGGAACTCCGAGTTCACCGCATGACCCAACATAAAGTTCAGAACTACCAAACAAAAACAGACATGGTTTAG
- a CDS encoding YbhB/YbcL family Raf kinase inhibitor-like protein produces the protein MKTITVKSPAFENMQLIPKKYTCKGQDISPPLTMDGSPEGTKSLALIVDDPDAPRGTFDHWVVWNIPPADVIAENATTLGTQGLNGMGLNGYTGPCPPSGTHRYFFKVYALDTTLTLSVKSSKRDLERAMSGHILAEGALVGLVSR, from the coding sequence ATGAAGACCATAACCGTGAAAAGCCCCGCTTTTGAAAATATGCAGCTTATTCCCAAAAAATACACCTGCAAAGGCCAAGACATCAGCCCTCCTCTAACAATGGACGGGTCCCCTGAAGGCACCAAAAGTCTGGCTTTAATCGTTGACGACCCAGACGCGCCACGCGGTACATTTGACCATTGGGTAGTCTGGAACATTCCCCCCGCAGACGTCATCGCCGAGAACGCCACCACCCTAGGAACACAGGGTCTAAATGGCATGGGACTAAACGGGTACACTGGTCCTTGTCCACCATCGGGAACACATAGGTACTTCTTTAAAGTCTACGCCTTGGATACCACGTTAACATTAAGCGTGAAATCATCTAAACGCGATCTTGAACGAGCAATGTCTGGGCATATTCTGGCTGAAGGCGCATTGGTTGGTTTAGTCAGCAGATGA